A stretch of DNA from Vibrio sp. ED004:
GCACTCCTAGCGTTTGCATTGATGTTGATAGGACCGGCAATTTGGTTCTTACCACCTTGGGTAACGGCGATTATCTATCCTGAAGCGGCAACTGTGCACGCAGCTGAGCTTGGTAGTAAAGCAGCTGATGCAGTCTATCTAGTGTTTGTCGAAAACGTCATGCCGGTTGGTATGGTGGGACTGCTTATGTCGGCTGTATTTGCGGCAACAATGTCTTCAATGGATTCAGGTTTAAACCGAAATTCAGGTGTGTTTGTGCGTAACTTTTATGCGCCAATCATGAACAAAAACGCGGATGACAAGAAGTTGATGAGAGTGAGTCAGTTTATGACCGTGGTCTTTGGCATATTGATCATCATGGTCGCTCTGTTCATTAACTCCCTACGAGGTCTAAGCCTTTTCGACGCAATGATGTATGTAAGTACGCTATTACAAATGCCAATTCTAGTGCCATTGTTCTTCGGTATGTTTATTAAGAAAACACCTGACTGGGCAGCTTGGGCGACATTAGTGGTGGGTATGATGGTGTCTTACATCGTGAGTTTTGTGCTTACAGCAGACGTCGTTGCCAATCTATTAAACCTAGAAGTTCCGTTCACAGGACGTGAAGCGAGTGACCTAAAAGTTCTGCTTGGGGTTATTGGTCACCTTGTGATTACGGGTGGTTTCTTCTGCCTAACGACTAAGTTCTACAAAGAGCCAGTGGGCAAACGAAACACAGAACTTAAAGAGTTTTGGAGTGATGTTGCGACTCCTGTTATCGAAGAGGAAGGACAAGATGAAATGGATCGCCAACAACGCGACATGCTAGGCAAACTCATTCTGGTTTTCGGTGCACTTGTAACGGCGATGGTACTAATCCCGAACCCATTCTGGGGTCGCATGGCCTTTATCTTCTGTGGCGCAGTGATTGTTACTGTGGGTTCTCTGTTATTGAAGAGTGCGAGGAAAACGCCTCGGTTAGAAGTATCTACATCCAAGTAATCGGCAATAACTAGTTATGTAGAAGTAACAAGAGTATAGGCCAGAGGGGACGCTCTCTGGCTTATATGAACCACCTCGTTGAGGGGCTTTAGGAAACAATTTCATGATTGAATTTTTCCCTAAAGTTTATCAATACAGTTTTCTACAAGAGTTTGAATTATGTCTTCATACATACATAAAGATTTTCTATTGCAGGGGGACACTGCCAAGCGTTTATATCACGATTACGCGGCAGGGCTTCCTATTATTGATTATCACAATCATTTAGATGCCAAAGAGATTTATGACAACCACCAATACGACAATATTGCTCAGGCTTGGTTGAGTTGCGATCACTACTTGTGGCGTGCATTACGAAGTAACGGAGTCGATGAGCATTACATCACAGGTGATGCGAGTGATTATGAAAAGTTTCAAAAGTGGTGTGAGACCATGCCGTATCTTATCGGCAACCCTTTGTATCACTGGTGTCATTTGGAGCTTAAGAAATACTTTGGTCTCGATTTACTGCTCAACCTAGATAATTGCGAGGCTATTTGGCAACACTGTAATCAAAAACTCAGCCAAGAGTCTCTCCGATTCCAAGCTCTGCTTAAAGAGAGCCGAGTCGATACCTTGTGCACCACTGATGATCCACTGAGTGATTTGAGCTATCACGATAAGCTCAATCGTTCAGAATTTACTGTACAAGTCTTACCGACATTCCGTGCTGATAGCCTGATTGAAATAGAGAATCAAAATAGCTTTTTAAAGACGCTCAATTCACTGGCTTCGATCACCGACACTGACGTGGTCGATTTTGCAACCTACGCTCAAGCAATTACCTCTCGCGTGGATTATTTTGCACAGCACAACTGTTGTTTATCTGATTTAGGGTTAAAAGTTGTGGATTTTTCACACTATCACCCTGACGTACTTGATCAAGCTATAGCGAAGGTCAAACGTGGTGATGCGTTGAATAGTGGAGAAATTTCGCAGTTTAAGACGGCCGTTTTTGAAGTGCTTGGTAAGGCTTATCATAAACATGGTTGGTCGATGCAAATTCATATTGGAGTGTTAACTAATGTAAATCAGCGCCGCTTTGATGATCTAGGCGGCGGTACGGGTTTCAGTGTTATCAGTGACAACCCAATTGCAGAAAACCTTAGTCATTTATTGAGTTTGTTAGATCAAGACCGCCAACTCCCTCAGACCATCGTATATAGCCTTAACCCGAAAGATAGCGCAGTGCTTGGGTCAATCATCGGCGCCTTTCAAGACAGTGATGCGCAGCCAGGTAAAGTGCAGCTTGGTTCTGCGTGGTGGTTTAACGATCATAAGGCGGGTATGGAAAAACAACTTCAAGATCTAGCAAATTTAGGGGCTCTAGGACGCTTTGTCGGAATGTTAACCGACTCTCGCAGCGTGTTGTCACTCTCTCGTCATGACTATTTTCGTCGCATTCTATGTAACTTACTTGGTAAGTGGGTCGATGACGGGGAGCTACCGAATGATGAGCCTTTGCTTAAACAGAGTGTCGAGAACATCTGTTATCAAAACGCCAAACAATACTTCAATTTTCATTCATCTAAAGATTTAGTATAGGTATCCATTATGCTGCAGTTTACCTCTCAGGAAATGGCGGTCATTCGTCAAAATGCCAGCCAAGAGATCATCGAACAAATTATTCAAGATAATCAGGTTGTGCTTACTTCAGACATTCTCGTTCCACCTGATGCCCGCGCAACATGGAATTTATATTATTTTTGTCCCACGCATGGAGTTCGCTTAAGTTGGGATAGAGAGCGACCCACTGAACATGTGTGCCCTGTTGATGGGGAAGTGCTTACTGGGGAACCATATGACGGAGCATGGTGGCGTTGGCTTAATGGGCTCAATTCGAAAGCGTGTAATGACCTAGGCTTACTTTGGCACATTACTCAAGACCACAAATACTTCGAAAAAGTTCGTGAGATCTTATTAGGTTATGCAGAATACTACCCGAATTACGAAGAACATGGCGGTATTCCATACAATGGTCCAGGCAAAGCAAACGCGCAGACTCTTTGCGAAGCGAATTGCAATATTGATTTTGCCCGAGGCTATGATTTCGTTAAAGAGCAGTTGAATACCGAAGAGCAATTGTTTATTGAACAGCGCTTGTTACGCGAAGGCGCTGAGTTCCTGATGCAACATCGAGCTGATCAATTGCATAACCATGAAATGAAAATTTCTGCGACTATTGGTGTGATAGGCTTGATACTTGGTGACCGAAAATTCATCGACTTTGCGGTGAGCACACCTTATGGCTTGAAGTATCAGTTAGAGCATGGTGTAAAGGGGGAGGGCTTATGGTTTGAAGGTTCTATCCATTATCATTACTACGCTTTACAAGCACTTCTGAATTTCGAAAAAATGGCATGTAAAACAGAGTACTCACTACAATCGGTGCCAAACTTCCACACCATGTTGGCGTTCCCGCTCAAGCTACTCATCAATACGGGTGACTTTCCACGTCTGAACGATTGTATTGCGGGTCAAGAGAAGTTAACTCATAGCCACCTGTTCGAATTCGGGTATCGCGAGTTCCGAGACCCTTTATTTGCATCTGCGTTACAGAGTATCTATCAAGATAAGCCACGCAACAATATCGACGCGCTGTTGTACGGTGTTGATGCATTACCTGTGGCAGAGCCTCTTATGTGTCAGTCTATTCATGCAGAACAATCAGGCGTCACGATCATGTACGATCGAGAGCACGATAACATGATATTGATTAAGCACTCTCCATATGGTGGTGAGCACGATCATTATGATCGACTTGGGATGATCATTACTCGAAATGGTAAAGAAATTTTGCCTGACTTGGGAACAACAGGGTACGGTGCTGAACTGCATTACGGGTATTATAAAAACACGGTGACGCACAACACCTTGGCGGTGAATCAGAAGAATCAACCGCCAGCCAACCCTCAGGTGAATACGTTTGTAAAAGAACAGTCCTACACATGGTTAGACACACAAACAAATTGGTGTGGTGAGTTACCGACGGTCGATAGCCATACTATTGTTCAGTGGGATTTAGCCGCGTACAAAGACGTTGTGTTTCGTCGTCAAGTTTTATGGTTAGGGGATGTGGCGATTGAATTTAACGCCGTTGAAAATCCTCACCACCAACAATTGGATTTGGTTTGGCATATCAGAGGACAACACAGCGCTTTGGCACAGGCGCAAGGTTGCGACAATCCACTAGATGGGCCTTTAGCAAGAATGACGAGCTGCCATGAGACGCCACTTAAAGCGTCCACTAATTTACGTTATTCGATTGATGAACAAACCGAATTCAATCAACAGCTGATAACGGATAGTTCAGCAACTCTGTTGTTGGGGTATGCGCCAGACAACCCAGCAACCAGTGATTTAGCTTACACGATTTTGCGTAGCCAAGAAGCGGTTCTTAAAGTTGCCACGTTACATAACTTGACGCAAAACGATGAGGTTCGAGTTTCTGATATCGAGTGGCGATCGGACGTTATCAATTTAAAGTTGATAAGAAATGGAGTGGCACAATCCATTTCAATTAACCAAGAAACGGGTGTTACTTTATTCGTTTGATCTGATAATAATATTGAAGATTCATAACCCATTGAATTGCAAGAGTTCACATTAAAATTAAAAGTCCCCTTAAGATAGGTTCTTGAGGGGACTTTTTACGTTTCTTTCTTAATCAATGGCTAACAGCTAACAGCTAACAGCTAACAGCTAACAGCAAGTGAGCGAGTCGCTACTCGTTTTCTGTTTGCTTAGAAGCGTTGGATGTTTTGCCTTGCTTCAACCAGTTGTCGAGTACATGTTGCAGCGCATCCAATGACGTTGGCTTTTCTAGGCGGCCATCCATTAACTTGCTGATCATGTCGAGTTCGCGTTGTCCCGATTCGCCAGACAGAGCAATGATTGGCGTATTAGGCGAGCGTGCCTTGATGATCTGGCTTGCGTCAAAACCGTTCATGACTGGCATCTGCACATCCATCAAGATCAAATCAACTTGATGGGTTCTAAACAGTTCAACCGCATTCTCACCATTCTTGGCTTGTAAGCTGTTTACGCCGAGCCTGCTCAAGTACATCTGAACAAGTGTACGTTGTACCTCTTTGTCATCAACGATCAGCACGGTTGGCGCAAGGTGGTTTGATGCTGGTGGATTTGTTGGTTGCGCCTTTTCTGGCTCAGTTTTGGGTGCAGGTGCTGAGCCAGAAGCGTTATCAGCACTTGGTGTTGGGTTCTCTGGTTGCACTTCTGGTTCGGTTTGATCTTCCGTCGGTTGGTTGTGTTTCCAATCGTTGAAGTAAGGCGTACGCAGGTCATCCGCTTTTGGCGCATTCGGCACAACAGGGAAGTACAGGTGGAATTCAGTAAATTCACCAAGCTTAGATTTGCACTCGACTCTGCCACCAAATGAACGCATCACACGTTGGCAATAACCTAAACCTAAGCCGCTACCGCCACTCTTTTGGTAAGAGAAAAAGTCATCGAAGATCTTATGGGCGATGGTTTCATCAATCCCTGGACCGGTATCTCTGAAAACGAGCACGTTCTCGTAAGAGCCAGTTTTGGTACTGATTTCGATTTGGCTGTCTGGATACGAATCAAAGTAATAGATTGCGTTACGAATCAGGTTAAAGATAACGAAGTTAAACAAGGTCTCGTTCAGCTTTGCCACAAAATCAGCGTGTTGTGGTAGGCGAATTCGCTCAATGATCTTTTCGTTCTCAAAACCATAATGACTCACTGCTTGATCTACGGCTTTGTGGATTGAGGTCATAGTCACGGGGCCATGCTCAGGTGAGCTATCACTGACCTCACGCAAGATGATATCAATCAGCTGTCGGCCGCGTTGAATTGCAGCTTGGCCGTTTTCGATATCAAGTAGGATCTGTTTCGCTGGCGCTTGGTTATCGATGTGCTGTTTTAGTACTTCGAAATGCAGTTGCACTTGAGCAAGCGGGTTACGCATCTCATGGG
This window harbors:
- a CDS encoding sodium:solute symporter family protein, whose protein sequence is MNIDMLVVGVYFIFMIAIGVIFKRFAGSSTSDYFRGGGKMLWWMVGSTAFMTQFSAWTFTGAAGKAFTDGFPIMVIFMANAFGFLLSWLFFSYRFRQMRVVTPIEGVRRRFGATNEQVFTWATMPTSVVYTGIWLNGLALFVSAVFKVDIETTIIVTGLIVLFISVLGGAWGVVASDFVQMVVIMAVTVVCAVAALAKIGGPTNLIEQFPTDSVMGSDMNYPLLFISWFIFMFVKQLQNINNMQDSYRFLSAKDSVNARKAALLAFALMLIGPAIWFLPPWVTAIIYPEAATVHAAELGSKAADAVYLVFVENVMPVGMVGLLMSAVFAATMSSMDSGLNRNSGVFVRNFYAPIMNKNADDKKLMRVSQFMTVVFGILIIMVALFINSLRGLSLFDAMMYVSTLLQMPILVPLFFGMFIKKTPDWAAWATLVVGMMVSYIVSFVLTADVVANLLNLEVPFTGREASDLKVLLGVIGHLVITGGFFCLTTKFYKEPVGKRNTELKEFWSDVATPVIEEEGQDEMDRQQRDMLGKLILVFGALVTAMVLIPNPFWGRMAFIFCGAVIVTVGSLLLKSARKTPRLEVSTSK
- the uxaC gene encoding glucuronate isomerase — its product is MSSYIHKDFLLQGDTAKRLYHDYAAGLPIIDYHNHLDAKEIYDNHQYDNIAQAWLSCDHYLWRALRSNGVDEHYITGDASDYEKFQKWCETMPYLIGNPLYHWCHLELKKYFGLDLLLNLDNCEAIWQHCNQKLSQESLRFQALLKESRVDTLCTTDDPLSDLSYHDKLNRSEFTVQVLPTFRADSLIEIENQNSFLKTLNSLASITDTDVVDFATYAQAITSRVDYFAQHNCCLSDLGLKVVDFSHYHPDVLDQAIAKVKRGDALNSGEISQFKTAVFEVLGKAYHKHGWSMQIHIGVLTNVNQRRFDDLGGGTGFSVISDNPIAENLSHLLSLLDQDRQLPQTIVYSLNPKDSAVLGSIIGAFQDSDAQPGKVQLGSAWWFNDHKAGMEKQLQDLANLGALGRFVGMLTDSRSVLSLSRHDYFRRILCNLLGKWVDDGELPNDEPLLKQSVENICYQNAKQYFNFHSSKDLV
- a CDS encoding heparinase II/III family protein → MLQFTSQEMAVIRQNASQEIIEQIIQDNQVVLTSDILVPPDARATWNLYYFCPTHGVRLSWDRERPTEHVCPVDGEVLTGEPYDGAWWRWLNGLNSKACNDLGLLWHITQDHKYFEKVREILLGYAEYYPNYEEHGGIPYNGPGKANAQTLCEANCNIDFARGYDFVKEQLNTEEQLFIEQRLLREGAEFLMQHRADQLHNHEMKISATIGVIGLILGDRKFIDFAVSTPYGLKYQLEHGVKGEGLWFEGSIHYHYYALQALLNFEKMACKTEYSLQSVPNFHTMLAFPLKLLINTGDFPRLNDCIAGQEKLTHSHLFEFGYREFRDPLFASALQSIYQDKPRNNIDALLYGVDALPVAEPLMCQSIHAEQSGVTIMYDREHDNMILIKHSPYGGEHDHYDRLGMIITRNGKEILPDLGTTGYGAELHYGYYKNTVTHNTLAVNQKNQPPANPQVNTFVKEQSYTWLDTQTNWCGELPTVDSHTIVQWDLAAYKDVVFRRQVLWLGDVAIEFNAVENPHHQQLDLVWHIRGQHSALAQAQGCDNPLDGPLARMTSCHETPLKASTNLRYSIDEQTEFNQQLITDSSATLLLGYAPDNPATSDLAYTILRSQEAVLKVATLHNLTQNDEVRVSDIEWRSDVINLKLIRNGVAQSISINQETGVTLFV